From the genome of Delphinus delphis chromosome 8, mDelDel1.2, whole genome shotgun sequence, one region includes:
- the LOC132429071 gene encoding folate receptor alpha — protein sequence MAWKTTWLLFLLVGVAAVWTARPRTELLNVCMNAKHHKEKPGPEDKLHEQCSPWKKNACCSVNTSQEAHKDISYLYRFNWDHCGKMKPACKHHFIQDTCLYECSPNLGPWIQEVNQSWRKERFLNVPLCKEDCQIWWEDCRTSYTCKTNWHKGWNWTSGYNQCPVRAACHRFDFYFPTPAALCNEIWSHSYKVSNYGRGSGRCIQMWFDPAQGNPNEEVARFYAETMSGAGLHEAWPLRFGLVLMLLWLLN from the exons ATGGCCTGGAAGACAACGTGGCTACTGTTCCTTTTGGTAGGGGTGGCTGCCGTATGGACAGCCCGGCCCAGGACTGAGCTTCTCAATGTCTGCATGAATGCCAAGCACCATAAGGAAAAGCCAGGTCCCGAGGACAAGCTACATGAGCAG TGCAGTCCCTGGAAAAAGAACGCCTGCTGCTCCGTCAACACCAGCCAAGAAGCCCATAAGGATATTTCCTACCTGTACAGATTCAACTGGGACCACTGTGGCAAGATGAAGCCCGCCTGCAAGCACCACTTCATTCAGGACACCTGCCTCTACGAGTGCTCGCCTAACCTGGGGCCCTGGATCCAGGAG GTGAACCAGAGCTGGCGCAAAGAACGGTTCCTGAACGTGCCCCTCTGCAAAGAGGACTGTCAGATCTGGTGGGAAGACTGCCGCACCTCCTACACCTGCAAGACCAATTGGCACAAGGGCTGGAACTGGACCTCAG GGTATAACCAGTGCCCAGTGAGAGCTGCCTGCCACCGCTTTGACTTCTACTTCCCCACGCCTGCTGCTCTGTGCAATGAAATCTGGAGTCACTCCTACAAAGTCAGCAACTATGGCCGGGGCAGCGGCCGCTGCATCCAGATGTGGTTCGACCCGGCCCAGGGCAACCCCAACGAGGAGGTGGCGAGGTTCTACGCTGAGACCATGAGTGGGGCTGGGCTCCATGAGGCCTGGCCCCTGCGTTTCGGCCTGGTCCTAATGTTGCTCTGGCTGCTCAACTGA